TCCCTCGGCCAGCCACGCGGCCGGTTCCGAGCTGTCGAATCCGGCCGCGCGCAATGCGGCGGGCCAGTCGTCGCGCAGGTCCACCCCGATCGTGCGGTGCTCCGCCGCCGGGGTCGCGCCCAGATCTGCCAGGGTTCGGGTCTTGAACTCGATCACCTGCGGCTGGTCCAGCTCGTAGACCACGACATCGGACGGCCAGCGCAGCCGGTAGGCGCGGGCATCGAGACCCGAGGCCAGGATGACGACCTGCCGAATGCCCGAATCGACTGCGTCGGTGACGAAGTCGTCGTAGAAGCGGGTACGCGCAGCGATACCGTCGGCCATCCGGGATATATCGTCGGCCGCCGCACCATCGATCTCGCCACGGGCGTATCGGGCGTACGCGCCGATCCCGACGGCCGATACCAGCGGCTCGGCGTACGGATCGCTGATCCCGGCGATATTCGCCCTGGTGGCGATCGCCCGGTTCATGGCCACG
The sequence above is drawn from the Mycolicibacterium neoaurum VKM Ac-1815D genome and encodes:
- a CDS encoding SAM-dependent methyltransferase; translation: MGRVDSDTWDLATSVGVTATAVAMNRAIATRANIAGISDPYAEPLVSAVGIGAYARYARGEIDGAAADDISRMADGIAARTRFYDDFVTDAVDSGIRQVVILASGLDARAYRLRWPSDVVVYELDQPQVIEFKTRTLADLGATPAAEHRTIGVDLRDDWPAALRAAGFDSSEPAAWLAEGLLVYLPPESQDRLLDNITELSAPGSRIATENTATISSDDLVMISERMQEMRGRWLDKGIDLGVDVDVAELFYPGKRSEAATYLAGSGWRPVLRTSSELFAEYGMPASTEVLSAFGDITYLSATLGER